A single Sporomusaceae bacterium DNA region contains:
- a CDS encoding LysM domain-containing protein has protein sequence MMKRKLNSESLIKIAMVVLFLFYAWSAGSGVDASSPSGEGRYQLVQVAGGDTVWSIAARAAGDKDDIRNVVMAIKKANNLDNNVRIHPGQMLKVPEKK, from the coding sequence ATGATGAAGCGTAAACTCAACTCTGAATCCCTCATCAAAATCGCCATGGTCGTCTTGTTCCTTTTCTACGCCTGGTCCGCCGGCTCCGGCGTCGACGCCAGCAGCCCATCCGGTGAAGGCAGATACCAGCTCGTGCAGGTAGCTGGCGGAGACACCGTCTGGTCGATAGCCGCCCGCGCCGCCGGCGACAAAGACGACATTCGCAATGTCGTCATGGCAATAAAGAAAGCCAACAACCTCGACAATAACGTCCGAATCCACCCCGGTCAAATGCTAAAAGTGCCGGAAAAAAAATAA
- a CDS encoding ATP-binding protein, with protein sequence MVIFVTIPFAILAFQHAHYAKQHLLNEKKQALLTIATILEQRFPGSFDTPDNHSGVFSAVEKRHILYDKLQPILREVAIEWPGYGFGYYDKALHVVALIPEDPRLLGKTASDEALQVYRSKHTETVYVSNGLTQGNTDILSVNYPLYYRGEIIGHIGANVKGKDIQAAYYTEFGKTLGLLVIILLVILTGVWWLIWNNNCSLAMLAEHIKQGGEEEDYFRDFPQIKPLLDTVADLRQRLRNEYVAQVRVTTEIARLDRLNLIGEMATGVAHEIRNPMTVIRGYIQRMMLKADTTQTAQYAVIIEEIDRMNETLTAFLTLAKNRRVEIGLHNINGIIDNLMPLIEADANKAGVQVEFSPAERPLMVYADDKEIRQLVLNLARNAIEATPAKGMLSVSTTLINKAVCLTVADTGEGIAPWNLEKIFDPFFTTKDTGTGLGLAICKSIIDRHHGRIDVHSRRGAGTVFTVELPVVA encoded by the coding sequence ATGGTGATCTTCGTCACTATCCCTTTCGCCATTCTTGCTTTCCAGCACGCCCATTACGCCAAGCAACATCTTCTCAATGAAAAAAAACAGGCCCTGCTCACGATCGCCACCATCCTCGAGCAGCGCTTCCCGGGCTCCTTCGACACTCCTGATAACCATTCCGGGGTATTTTCCGCTGTCGAAAAGCGCCACATTCTGTACGACAAATTGCAGCCGATCCTCAGGGAAGTCGCCATCGAGTGGCCAGGCTACGGCTTCGGTTATTATGATAAAGCTTTGCATGTCGTCGCTCTCATCCCGGAGGACCCCCGGCTCCTGGGAAAAACCGCATCAGATGAGGCGCTGCAAGTATATAGAAGCAAACACACCGAAACCGTTTACGTCAGCAACGGCTTAACCCAGGGCAACACCGACATCCTAAGCGTCAATTACCCGTTATACTATCGCGGCGAAATCATCGGCCATATTGGGGCGAACGTCAAGGGCAAAGACATTCAGGCCGCCTATTATACCGAATTTGGCAAAACGCTGGGCTTACTGGTGATCATCCTGTTGGTCATCCTCACCGGCGTATGGTGGCTGATCTGGAACAACAACTGCTCGCTCGCCATGCTGGCTGAACACATAAAACAGGGCGGGGAAGAAGAAGACTACTTTCGCGACTTCCCGCAAATAAAGCCGCTGCTCGACACCGTCGCTGATCTCCGACAACGGCTTCGCAACGAATACGTGGCCCAGGTGCGGGTCACGACCGAAATAGCGCGCCTCGACCGCCTAAACCTCATCGGCGAGATGGCTACCGGCGTCGCCCACGAAATACGCAACCCCATGACGGTTATCAGGGGTTACATCCAGCGAATGATGCTGAAGGCCGATACAACCCAAACCGCACAATATGCTGTCATTATCGAGGAAATCGACCGCATGAACGAAACGCTGACCGCCTTCCTTACACTGGCCAAAAACAGGCGGGTAGAGATTGGGCTGCATAACATTAACGGCATAATCGACAATCTCATGCCGCTAATCGAGGCGGATGCAAATAAAGCAGGGGTTCAAGTGGAATTTAGCCCCGCAGAACGCCCCCTCATGGTCTATGCCGACGACAAAGAGATCCGCCAGTTGGTGCTAAATCTGGCCCGTAACGCCATCGAAGCCACACCGGCCAAGGGAATGCTGTCTGTAAGCACGACGCTGATCAACAAAGCGGTCTGCCTGACCGTCGCCGATACCGGCGAAGGAATAGCTCCCTGGAACCTCGAAAAAATATTCGACCCGTTCTTCACAACCAAAGATACCGGCACCGGACTGGGGCTGGCAATTTGCAAGAGTATCATCGACAGGCATCATGGACGTATCGATGTTCATTCCCGCCGCGGGGCAGGTACGGTCTTCACCGTCGAACTGCCGGTCGTCGCCTGA
- a CDS encoding patatin-like phospholipase family protein, with protein sequence MGERIAVKINGREYGRRPKVGVALSGGGVRGAAHIGVLRVLAENNIPIDMIAGTSAGAVIAALYACGYRARELETMAANLKVGELVDLKLTVGELFKQGVKWLFGNRSRFWSVFPGGLVKGDKIEHYLAGLVQRRTVKDTQIPLAITAVDIISGDTVFFVTPRDGWREILNARYFTATLLSEAVRASISVPGIFAPKKYRGMQLVDGAVKNNLPTDILHHMGAEVIIAVDLGYSGQHNEELRTVSEIVLQCIDILNREVTLLKGVRYADVVIRPEVFDIGFKQSGYLTQCIARGAKAAWAQIGEIGKLAKV encoded by the coding sequence GTGGGGGAGAGAATTGCGGTAAAAATTAACGGCCGTGAGTACGGCCGCCGGCCGAAGGTGGGGGTGGCTCTCAGCGGCGGCGGGGTAAGGGGTGCGGCTCATATCGGGGTGCTCAGGGTGCTGGCCGAAAACAATATCCCCATCGACATGATTGCGGGCACAAGCGCCGGGGCGGTGATCGCCGCGCTTTATGCCTGCGGCTATCGGGCCCGCGAGCTGGAGACGATGGCAGCGAACCTGAAGGTGGGGGAGCTTGTCGATCTGAAGCTGACGGTGGGGGAACTGTTCAAACAGGGGGTAAAGTGGCTGTTCGGCAACCGGTCGCGGTTTTGGTCGGTTTTTCCCGGCGGTCTCGTCAAGGGCGACAAAATCGAGCATTATCTGGCCGGCCTCGTGCAGCGGCGAACGGTCAAGGACACGCAGATACCGTTGGCGATTACGGCGGTCGATATAATTTCCGGCGATACCGTTTTTTTCGTCACCCCCCGCGATGGCTGGCGGGAAATACTGAACGCCCGCTATTTTACCGCCACACTGCTGAGCGAGGCGGTGCGGGCGAGCATCTCTGTGCCGGGAATCTTTGCCCCGAAAAAGTATCGGGGGATGCAACTGGTGGACGGCGCGGTGAAGAATAATCTGCCGACCGATATTCTTCACCATATGGGGGCGGAGGTCATAATTGCGGTCGATCTGGGCTATTCGGGTCAACATAACGAGGAATTGCGAACGGTTAGCGAGATCGTACTGCAATGCATCGATATACTGAACCGTGAGGTGACGCTGCTGAAAGGCGTCAGGTACGCGGACGTCGTTATCCGGCCGGAAGTTTTCGATATCGGTTTCAAACAGAGCGGCTATCTGACTCAGTGCATCGCCCGCGGCGCCAAGGCGGCGTGGGCGCAGATCGGGGAAATAGGCAAGCTGGCGAAGGTTTAG
- the lexA gene encoding transcriptional repressor LexA yields the protein MTKERFLSSRQKQILSYIKDMLRAKGYPPSVREIGEAVGLSSSSTVHSHLAKLEELGFIRRDPTKPRAIDVLEETPWRQKALTHVPLVGRVTAGQPILAVENIEETYPLPTELVGRDNVFMLVVRGDSMINAGILDGDYVLVRDQDTARNGEIVVVMVGEDEATVKRFFREKDHIRLQPENDYLEPIISREVAIIGKVIGVFRQIH from the coding sequence GTGACCAAGGAACGCTTTTTAAGTTCTCGGCAAAAGCAGATTTTATCCTATATTAAAGATATGTTGCGGGCCAAGGGTTATCCGCCGTCGGTGCGGGAAATCGGCGAAGCGGTCGGGCTGAGCTCCAGTTCCACCGTCCATAGCCATCTGGCAAAGCTTGAGGAACTTGGTTTTATCCGCCGCGATCCGACCAAGCCACGGGCGATCGACGTTCTCGAGGAGACCCCCTGGCGGCAGAAGGCACTGACGCATGTTCCGCTAGTTGGCCGGGTAACGGCCGGCCAGCCGATACTGGCGGTGGAGAATATCGAGGAGACATACCCCCTCCCCACCGAACTGGTCGGGCGCGACAATGTTTTTATGCTGGTTGTGCGGGGCGACAGTATGATCAACGCCGGCATCCTCGACGGCGACTATGTGCTGGTGAGGGATCAGGATACCGCCCGCAACGGCGAGATTGTCGTCGTGATGGTCGGTGAGGATGAGGCTACGGTTAAACGGTTTTTCCGCGAGAAGGACCATATTCGGCTGCAGCCGGAGAACGATTACCTGGAGCCGATCATCTCCCGCGAGGTGGCGATTATCGGCAAAGTTATCGGCGTTTTCCGTCAAATACATTGA
- a CDS encoding class I SAM-dependent methyltransferase, with the protein MTEDFFGDGKTYSPAGTAQEVGFIADVLGLPSGADILDLYCGYGRHAIELAKRGYRVTGVDATEAFLSIAGQKAAEEGADVTFRRLDMRELDYNREFDAVINMFAAFGYFSDDENAAVLAKVAAALRPGGFFLIDLLNRDWMGRNNLNRYWRHPSGEYVLSYKVELQRGVAMMKRVLLNQVTGAKIQNDFVLRAYSLEEMTALLVKCQLTVKATYGGFDARPYGPEDPRMIILAGKC; encoded by the coding sequence ATGACGGAGGATTTCTTTGGCGACGGAAAAACATATTCGCCGGCCGGGACCGCCCAGGAAGTCGGCTTCATCGCCGATGTGCTCGGGTTGCCGTCCGGGGCGGATATCCTCGACCTTTACTGCGGCTACGGCCGCCACGCCATCGAGCTTGCGAAACGCGGCTACCGGGTGACCGGCGTGGACGCCACCGAGGCGTTCCTATCGATCGCCGGGCAGAAGGCCGCCGAGGAGGGCGCGGACGTTACCTTCCGGCGGCTGGATATGCGTGAGCTCGATTATAACCGCGAGTTTGACGCGGTCATCAATATGTTCGCCGCTTTTGGCTACTTTTCCGACGACGAAAATGCGGCCGTGCTGGCCAAGGTAGCGGCGGCGCTGCGGCCTGGCGGTTTTTTTCTGATCGATCTCTTAAACCGCGACTGGATGGGGCGCAACAATCTCAACCGCTATTGGCGCCATCCCAGCGGCGAGTATGTGCTTTCGTACAAGGTGGAGCTGCAGCGCGGCGTGGCAATGATGAAAAGGGTGCTGCTCAATCAGGTGACGGGGGCCAAGATCCAGAATGATTTCGTGTTGCGCGCTTATTCGCTGGAGGAGATGACGGCGCTGCTGGTAAAATGCCAGTTGACTGTTAAGGCGACGTATGGTGGCTTTGACGCCCGGCCGTACGGCCCTGAGGACCCGAGGATGATAATATTGGCGGGAAAATGCTGA
- a CDS encoding sensor domain-containing diguanylate cyclase gives MVSDPTGYHAIITALLDSVPATALTVDGNGNISQITSSRRRGTAWRFARGKKFTRLLRLVYGPAADPLCEAYETAVRTGRPVRLPHFRHETVRGLVEFFSWSFLPGITDGSMAVCALNVTEAVCLEQEFSAVSQQYAAANRDLLAAMSKLDFRLMDLDQAHKKLAALYRITSVAQRTANEDEVLDEIVAGITGELGYACAAVLLLDEERQELVMKASRGYPPNVRIPYGKGVTWNAVLKREMVFVPDVSKDPRYIPAIGNGVSELAVPLICADKVIGVLDVETTAERPLHHYDRDLIGSLAGQVALSITHAKHVARVEVQAVTDGLTGLYNYRYFLGQLDHEFKRAVRYSRPLSLILIDIDHFKRYNDNNGHSLGNEVLRQVAEIMRQVSRDVDFAVRYGGEEFIVLLPETNLTEACAFAERFRSLIADQPFVGCDKQPGKALTVSIGVSGYPFDAHSDIELLEHADAALYLAKRTTRNCVMTYPTKRGGNGRPQATCG, from the coding sequence CACGCCATTATTACAGCGCTGCTCGATTCCGTGCCGGCGACGGCCCTGACCGTCGACGGCAACGGCAATATTTCGCAGATAACGTCCAGCCGCCGCAGGGGTACGGCTTGGCGGTTCGCAAGGGGCAAAAAGTTCACCCGGCTGCTCCGCCTGGTATACGGGCCGGCAGCCGACCCGCTGTGCGAGGCTTACGAAACGGCCGTCCGGACGGGGCGGCCCGTCCGTTTGCCCCATTTCCGGCACGAAACCGTGCGCGGGTTGGTGGAGTTTTTTTCCTGGAGTTTCCTCCCCGGCATTACGGACGGCTCTATGGCTGTGTGTGCCCTGAATGTCACCGAAGCTGTTTGCCTCGAACAGGAATTTTCCGCTGTATCCCAACAGTATGCCGCCGCGAACCGCGACCTGCTGGCTGCGATGTCGAAGCTCGATTTCCGGCTGATGGACCTTGACCAGGCGCATAAGAAGCTGGCGGCGCTGTATCGCATTACTTCGGTCGCCCAGCGGACGGCTAACGAGGATGAAGTGCTGGACGAGATCGTGGCCGGGATTACCGGCGAGCTTGGTTATGCCTGCGCCGCCGTACTGCTCCTCGACGAGGAGCGCCAGGAGCTTGTGATGAAGGCCAGCCGCGGTTATCCGCCCAATGTCCGCATCCCCTACGGCAAGGGCGTGACCTGGAATGCTGTGTTAAAGCGCGAAATGGTGTTCGTGCCGGATGTATCCAAGGATCCGCGCTATATACCGGCGATCGGCAATGGGGTGAGCGAGCTGGCTGTGCCGCTCATTTGCGCCGATAAGGTTATCGGCGTGCTGGATGTTGAAACAACAGCCGAAAGGCCGCTGCACCACTACGACCGCGATCTTATCGGGTCGCTGGCCGGGCAGGTGGCGCTGTCGATCACCCACGCCAAGCATGTGGCGCGGGTGGAGGTCCAGGCCGTCACCGACGGCCTCACCGGTCTTTATAACTACCGTTATTTTCTTGGTCAGCTCGATCACGAGTTTAAGCGCGCGGTCCGCTATTCCCGGCCGCTGTCGCTCATTCTGATCGATATCGACCATTTCAAACGTTATAACGACAACAACGGCCACAGCCTCGGCAACGAGGTGCTCCGCCAGGTAGCGGAGATTATGCGGCAGGTGAGCCGCGATGTCGATTTTGCCGTGCGCTACGGCGGCGAAGAGTTTATCGTACTGTTGCCGGAGACAAACCTGACGGAAGCGTGCGCCTTCGCCGAACGATTTAGGTCGTTGATAGCCGATCAGCCGTTCGTCGGCTGCGATAAGCAGCCTGGCAAGGCGTTGACGGTAAGTATCGGCGTTTCGGGGTATCCGTTCGACGCCCATTCGGACATCGAGCTGCTGGAGCACGCCGACGCCGCGTTGTATCTGGCGAAGCGGACTACCAGGAACTGCGTTATGACTTACCCGACCAAGCGGGGCGGGAATGGCAGGCCGCAGGCGACCTGCGGCTAA
- a CDS encoding spore coat protein — protein MANRAPYQPNRNRLSDRDMLLDLLATEKYMSHLYDHAIMEATADTVRDTFVALQQDEHETAQMLFDFMHQHGWYTTGANRQKAGRRLQSSQPLSGGRSQKNMQNSSPQPKTDSRYAVTSGSRRLGQNLGAGMNRGQGNNQPAWSGHARQRYDKNRPEGDY, from the coding sequence ATGGCAAACCGCGCGCCCTACCAGCCCAACCGTAATCGTCTGTCCGACCGGGATATGCTCCTGGATCTGCTTGCCACAGAGAAATACATGTCCCATCTTTACGACCACGCAATCATGGAAGCAACCGCCGACACCGTCCGCGATACCTTCGTCGCCCTCCAGCAGGACGAGCACGAAACAGCGCAGATGCTGTTCGACTTCATGCACCAGCACGGTTGGTACACCACCGGCGCCAACCGCCAGAAGGCCGGGCGCCGTCTGCAAAGCAGCCAGCCATTGTCCGGCGGCCGGTCGCAGAAAAACATGCAGAACAGTTCCCCTCAGCCGAAGACCGACAGTCGCTACGCGGTCACAAGCGGCTCCCGCCGCCTCGGCCAGAATCTCGGCGCAGGAATGAACCGCGGCCAGGGAAACAACCAGCCCGCCTGGAGCGGACATGCCAGACAGCGGTACGATAAAAACCGCCCGGAAGGGGATTACTAA